One Methanolobus sp. WCC4 DNA segment encodes these proteins:
- the sepF gene encoding cell division protein SepF, producing MANIVNKLFGGSSKSSTPEDEYTELDLTKYEEVLDDEPAETYIRVAELTNLNELTSLKKEVYDGNIVMIDISNIKVDKLLLDRALKDLKEVVLDVHGDIAGIKDDQVLVTPTGIKIDRSKILGGRY from the coding sequence ATGGCAAATATCGTGAACAAATTATTTGGCGGCAGCAGCAAAAGCTCAACTCCTGAGGATGAATATACCGAACTTGACCTCACCAAGTATGAGGAGGTTCTGGATGATGAGCCTGCAGAGACCTACATCAGGGTTGCAGAACTCACAAACCTGAATGAACTCACATCTCTTAAGAAAGAGGTCTATGATGGTAACATCGTTATGATCGATATCTCCAATATCAAAGTTGACAAGCTATTGCTTGACCGTGCTTTGAAGGACCTCAAGGAAGTTGTACTTGATGTGCATGGCGATATCGCCGGTATAAAGGACGATCAGGTCCTTGTAACTCCAACAGGAATCAAGATCGACAGATCCAAGATCCTCGGTGGGAGATA
- a CDS encoding RNA-binding protein: protein MKVRSRVQLRKSAKNQLLSDIGSIFSEGVEKLEQSKFETANIDDQSLVLVDGEPLLFQIEGFYFPTIKGVLKLGLMKNVVTVDSGAVRFVVNGADIMCPGIVNADPDIKENDLVIVIEEAHSKPLAIGRALMPGPEMKGNKGKGVKSIHYVGDKLWNLDI from the coding sequence AAATCAGCAAAGAATCAGCTCCTGAGCGATATAGGTTCCATTTTTAGTGAAGGGGTCGAAAAGCTCGAACAAAGCAAGTTTGAAACGGCAAACATAGATGACCAGTCCCTTGTCCTTGTTGATGGAGAACCGCTGCTCTTCCAGATAGAAGGGTTCTACTTCCCCACTATAAAGGGCGTGCTGAAACTGGGTCTGATGAAGAATGTCGTCACTGTGGATTCCGGTGCAGTTCGCTTTGTTGTGAATGGTGCGGATATCATGTGTCCGGGTATCGTCAATGCGGATCCGGATATCAAGGAGAATGATCTTGTTATAGTTATCGAGGAAGCACACAGCAAACCACTTGCTATCGGCAGGGCTCTGATGCCAGGTCCGGAGATGAAGGGCAATAAAGGCAAGGGTGTGAAGTCTATCCATTATGTAGGGGACAAGCTCTGGAACCTTGACATCTAA